AAAAAGCGAAGCTCGTTTGCTAATTTGATAAGACTATAGCAATCATATATGAACATCTGAAAATACATTAGACCAACGATTCCAATATGGTATTCCAAGGAACCCTAGGGTTTCTTAAGAGCATCATATGTTTTCCGactgtaaatacattttttaacacgTCGTCCctcaaaattctttcatttttgacaaattttattagGCATGCATTATATGAAATctgtaaaatatacataattctcACCTCCTCCATTTCTGTAACAAATAAATGGAAATCTCCAAACATTTCCCAAATCTACTGCAAAACCAATGACTGCCAACAGGAACTCTGCTTTCTTGTCCCATGTTTCACGGTCGTCATCCGATTGGGTTAGGGCAGGAAGAGCACTTGATTCACGTTTGTTTGTTTCTGTGGTTACAACAGACGTTCGAACTTCTTCTCCTTGAAGTTCTGCTTTTAAAGAGCATTTTGATGCGGATACAGGTACAGgcattgttttcttttgatgtcgactttttttaaatttataatcgtCTGCGttataattatagaatttttattcaccCGGAAGATAAAAAgggtatttaaaaatagtttggcgTGAAAATAAGAgcttgtttttgtaatttaaaaagtaattctgataatttcctaatttttaagagtttttaataaaaacgcaAATATTGTTCCGGGCGGATGCGGGATTTTGCGGCTGCTTTTCTCCTCCGTCATCTGTTGATTCTTCCGGAAAGGATTTTTCGCACCGGCAGGGGGCGTTTCTAATCCCTTAGAAACTTTCGCCGGCTTTGGAATCGTTTTCCTCTCTTCTGTTGGAATTAAATGAAAGTTATAATGTCGTTAAACTTTCACTAATTTCAGGCAAATTTATGGGTTGCATGGGTAgggaagtaaaattaaaaacaaaagaagttcacttaaatatatgaaattccaggaaaaaaaatttggaccGATTTCCCGAAAAATAAAGCCTGGTAGCCCAAACTCTAATTACAAAAGTATCAGATTACCGAACAAAGCATTGTTAACTTTTacttattattgtaaaattttcaaaacacgaAATTTAGGAACttaatgtatataaatgttGACTGtgtgtatttatatattgaaggtgtgacattaatttttagataattaattgCAGGCGAATTTAGTTGGattgtttttacaattcattcgTTTTGTGCTGATCTCAAATaatctaatttcaaattcatGTCATTTTGCCCTCCAATTGTATTatgttacaaatattatttttatgtaaaaaataagaaatttagttaaaattagctttaaaatttttcaaaattcatacaTTATTGTTAAGTAACAGCTTACCACTCCTCTAGAGTTACCTCTATATTCCTTTCTTCATTGATCAACAAAgttaagaattgaaaattattgaatgatttcaaaaatgagCCTTAAATCAGttactcaaaaaaaatattacttttcttttcctgctaaagcaatatttttaaaaatgcagataaatgaaatatatcaaaGCACTACTTGGATACTAATGCATTttacatcaataatttttaagttgctCAGAATttgtaaactaatttaaatatctatcgTAACAATAACATGAATGAGAAATTTGCTCATATTTCAACATTATCCTACATCACCACTAACAGCAAATGTTATCTGAATAGTTTTTCTTCgcatcatttaaaatacttgtactttttttaagactcattaaaaattttaattaatggtttttataataatagcagaaaaactgacatttttgcaaatttattaaatgttacatTCATATTGTTTGTATCATTTCTCAACTTTTATCCTGCCAGTAGATGGAAACGTGCTTGTTTTgaaagcacaaaaatatttaacatctatttttgaagtgatattttaagaatttgaaaaagaatggaACAAAATCTCGGTTACTTTATTGGAATGAATGGTCCAGTTTGGACGTTCTTATGAGAGTTAAAAAATGACCACCATGGTAATCAATGGGACAATCGGtcgttataaaatataatgatcgTTATAATAGAATGATCACAGTTATAGGAATCCGTTCTAAAAAGCGTTGATAGAAGTTCTAATCGAGCTGCATGTAAAAGTCGCCACTCccaacagtttttctttttctttttatcaatttcaaaacttacaGTTTGTTTTTGATGGTTATGCACATTGGTTACACGTCTTGATTCTGCACATACACTCAATTTGAGTTACGAATTCCTGGTACACTTACTTTTCTGTTTATTCACCtgtcaataaaacaaaaattaaaaatttaccacTGATGAATATCAGTTAACCCTCTTTTTCGGGAATAATACACGACTAATTCGAAAGAAATTTCCCATTTCGaataacaattttgattaatttttcacttttgacTAATCTTTTCAACCCCAAAAGGCAAATGTatgaatttctaataaatatcagaatttcctaaataaatattatcagagAAATTAATCGTTCTTaagaacgtaaaaaaaaataagtgcacAGAATAAGAAACAAAGGTGATCAGGCTATCTTTGTATCTTCAACTGAATAACCTGATCATTTTAACGCTGCCTACTTGGTTGAGAAGTAAAAGAGTAGGGTATTAAGTTAACAAAATACcacttgttttaaatattacttcgACTTGAATTATACACAACAATCCAGGGCGAAATTTCTGTACCATAAACGCTTTTTATACTTTGTGTATTACTAATTCCTACAGATGGTTTAAATATCccttaaaactgaaaagaaaattgtcacaaaaataatatattttttaaaaacaataatctcGACAATTGGCAAACAAGTGAAGTGATTACGAAGTAATCTGGATAAACTCGCAATGCGACTTAGGAGGTTGGTAAGCGAAAGCAAACAGGAGACGGAAACACTTTAGTTTCTGACTATTTCATATTATTGAAAAGTAGAACTTTTTTCAGAGTGTAATAGTTTGAAAATGTGatcataaatgaaataattccaTACTAAGCAAAAGTCACTCATTAAGGAAATCCGAAGACTGTGTGGCGCCATCTCTTAAAACGAATCAAGATGgttaaattttaccttttggATAAGGTTCGAAATGCATTAAAGACTTTCTTACAATTCAATCCCTTTCAGAATCCCTGATGATATATATANNNNNNNNNNNNNNNNNNNNNNNNNNNNNNNNNNNNNNNNNNNNNNNNNNNNNNNNNNNNNNNNNNNNNNNNNNNNNNNNNNNNNNNNNNNNNNNNNNNNNNNNNNNNNNNNNNNNNNNNNNNNNNNNNNNNNNNNNNNNNNNNNNNNNNNNNNNNNNNNNNNNNNNNNNNNNNNNNNNNNNNNNNNNNNNNNNNNNNNNNNNNNNNNNNNNNNNNNNNNNNNNNNNNNNNNNNNNNNNNNNNNNNNNNNNNNNNNNNNNNNNNNNNNNNNNNNNNNNNNNNNNNNNNNNNNNNNNNNNNNNNNNNNNNNNNNNNNNNNNNNNNNNNNNNNNNNNNNNNNNNNNNNNNNNNNNNNNNNNNNNNNNNNNNNNNNNNNNNNNNNNNNNNNNNNNNNNNNNNNNNNNNNNNNNNNNNNNNNNNNNNNNNNNNNNNNNNNNNNNNNNNNNNNNNNNNNNNNNNNNNNNNNNNNNNNNNNNNNNNNNNNNNNNNNNNNNNNNNNNNNNNNNNNNNNNNNNNNNNNNNNNNNNNNNNNNNNNNNNNNNNNNNNNNNNNNNNNNNNNNNNNNNNNNNNNNNNNNNNNNNNNNNNNNNNNNNNNNNNNNNNNNNNNNNNNNNNNNNNNNNNNNNNNNNNNNNNNNNNNNNNNNNNNNNNNNNNNNNNNNNNNNNNNNNNNNNNNNNNNNNNNNNNNNNNNNNNNNNNNNNNNNNNNNNNNNNNNNNNNNNNNNNNNNNNNNNNNNNNNNNNNNNNNNNNNNNNNNNNNNNNNNNNNNNNNNNNNNNNNNNNNNNNNNNNNNNNNNNNNNNNNNNNNNNNNNNNNNNNNNNNNNNNNNNNNNNNNNNNNNNNNNNNNNNNNNNNNNNNNNNNNNNNNNNNNNNNNNNNNNNNNNNNNNNNNNNNNNNNNNNNNNNNNNNNNNNNNNNNNNNNNNNNNNNNNNNNNNNNNNNNNNNNNNNNNNNNNNNNNNNNNNNNNNNNNNNNNNNNNNNNNNNNNNNNNNNNNNNNNNNNNNNNNNNNNNNNNNNNNNNNNNNNNNNNNNNNNNNNNNNNNNNNNNNNNNNNNNNNNNNNNNNNNNNNNNNNNNNNNNNNNNNNNNNNNNNNNNNNNNNNNNNNNNNNNNNNNNNNNNNNNNNNNNNNNNNNNNNNNNNNNNNNNNNNNNNNNNNNNNNNNNNNNNNNNNNNNNNNNNNNNNNNNNNNNNNNNNNNNNNNNNNNNNNNNNNNNNNNNNNNNNNNNNNNNNNNNNNNNNNNNNNNNNNNNNNNNNNNNNNNNNNNNNNNNNNNNNNNNNNNNNNNNNNNNNNNNNNNNNNNNNNNNNNNNNNNNNNNNNNNNNNNNNNNNNNNNNNNNNNNNNNNNNNNNNNNNNNNNNNNNNNNNNNNNNNNNNNNNNNNNNNNNNNNNNNNNNNNNNNNNNNNNNNNNNNNNNNNNNNNNNNNNNNNNNNNNNNNNNNNcattaatgcttaccttcttttttgtgcattgataattaaaattgatatctaaaccaaacgaatggttttatcgaaacaataactaattatccaaaactataaaagttttaataatgtcactgcaaatattcaactcagtttgcaaagatagctgaaGCTGCGTAtgatatttacatttgtaatgtcaatgctcgtcacacgtgactTTTAGACAAACGCACATCTGtatatgacttataaactgcgctgagttcgtgccactgcgcggtggtacgtaaatacttgtttcaccccaataaatataggtttattaatttttgttttataaagaaactgatattgagtcaattctaaataaaaattcacaaattttacatacttaatcAGGTTTGTGTGATTTGCGCattgagaactgttttttttttccgattcggatcgacccttccgattcggatcgacccccattcgcccacctgtctcagatcgacccccgcttttgttaaatagacccctgggggtctatatagaccactttgacGACCtctgctctaaagtatcatgatactttatcatgatactttatactctaaagtatcataataaaagtgcgaaattttatcacattttatctcattttataagacaatatttcattgataattttaccaaaatccttACCAAAGTGCTTCTGTGAAAATTATTGAGCTCTTTGGTGATCCCATCGAGCCTGACACgcagtaaattttatcatattctgttagttttgaccatactttttcccCGATGTAAATAAcgaatgttcaaatttaaaattggactATATTATctcaaactttgaatttttaaaggtaaaataaataacctattattaacaaaatgaaagatTTCATTGACtgcagcttaaaaaaaatacaatgtaaaaGTACAATTTCTGAAGCATTATTTTAGTCTAGAAAATCATATTATAATGAtcgaaaatggttaaaaatgatttcaaaagaGCTACTAGCtgattatttaatcattaaattctaTGAATTATCATTAAACTCTATGATATCAAAGTTTTTAATAGAGGATTATAAACGCTGCTAAAACGGGCAGAATTCTATTTTATATCCTGAAACTTTtaactgaaaagaaagaaagaactgGTTGCggtcttcaaaataataaaacaatacttCATTTAGTAAATGAATGTTCAACTTCAAGATGAGACTGAATTATCTCAAACTTTCAATTCTTAACATCAAAgtgaaatagttatttttaacaaaattatgtatttcatcAACCGcagctggaaaaaaaacttataattataattactgaTGCAATATTTTAGCTCAGAAAATCATATTATGATATTctaaaacgattaaaaattgtttgaaaagagCTATTTACTGATAATTTAATTCGTTAACCTTAATGAAATCAACGTTTTTCATAGGGCGACTAGTAACTAAACCATTATACTGTGCCAATTAATGTaaaaagcttcattttttttcatcctaTAAATCCTTTATGCACTttgaattgcttaaatttttaatttcgcttATGACggttaatttaatttcgataGTCAAATTATAGtagcatttttaatgatttgatgaggtcatttttaattttaataaagcattcaCGGAGAAAACAAATCTGGTATAATTGCCGCACTGTATAATTATGACATTTctcataaaaaagaataataattttttttaataaaaccaaaatatacgatattttaaaaaattcacatggTAAAGGTTTCCGGCAtattaccggaaattctggttttcgaaattacatctcttattatcacacatttagaagaaataaaaactgataagtaaatttaacataataaaaggtttttatgctCTGGTCTAAGTATATTAtgatgaaattatcaaattttacaccttttaccaaattttatatcatattataaaattaaatttaattgttaatttcaccaaaatcgtaaataaagcctttcgttaaaaaaacacCAAGTTTTttggctaaattttttttgttcccatagaaccagaaacccGTTAAATTTTCTTGTAGTCTTAGCCATGCTTTTTTtcgcattgaaaattttagactAAGAAATTCTAccttgtcaaaatatttttaccatattcatgaaaaatctgtaaaaagaaCTAGCATATCAAGCAGATTTGCGAcaagtgaaaagtaaaattgtgACAAttgagaaagaagaaaaaaacaattccgATGCAATCGAATACATAAAACTATTCTAACCTGCAACAACATTTTGTTATGATTACAGTACctattttagaaacataatttatgaagatattttcaaattatcaactagattaccttaaactgttaaaaatatttttgctaagaGAGCCAAAATGCCCTTATCTTTGCTACAACCTAAAAGTGCGTGAAGATTAACCATATCATCATGCAAGTTCAGTTTTCTTACAAATTATAATACTACAGgcctaaaaaaagtattgagtGGATGTTTATATTATCGCAAGACGCAAAAGAAATCTATCTTgacctaaataaaaaaaaatgaagattttgtttaaaattgattgtttaCAACTACAAGTTTCTGAAAATCGTTTTTATAGTGTTATAAGCCTATATTAATCTGAAGTGTCTTACTTAACGTTAATAACATTGACTTACCATTTATAGCatgattcatttaatattttccgtTGTTAAAACGGCAGTTTTTGTTTTGATGAATCATCCACATAGTGAATCGTCGTATTTAGAGATTCGGATAGCGATCTATCTATGGATCGGTGTATGAGTCAATAAATTTATCAGTAAATCAGGGTAAGATCTAAGATTGATCCCTTCACAAATGATTTTTTCCTCCTTCCTTCGCTCTCATTTTTATAGCATCAGAAAAGTCTATAATAACGTTTAATTGCGTTACTTTGATTAGCTAATCCTTATAGCATGACACAGTTAATACTTTCCATTATTAAAacgacagtttttttttttttactgaatcatCCACTTAGTGAATCGTCCTACCTAGCGATTTTGCGAACGATATCTGTGGATCGTTGTATTAGTCAATAGGTGAATCTGTGAATCGGAATAAGATCTAATATTGATCAAATAAGAAGATCCATCAGAAGAATCTATAATGATGTTTAATTGTGTCACTTTTATTGCGTTATAACactctttagtttttaatttaagttcagCACAATAGAGACgcaattaattcttaatttcattGGTTCCAAATCAgccaacatatatatatttatatatgtatatatatattcttgaagaaaattaagactGCTACTCCAGTGAACATACAAATGATNNNNNNNNNNNNNNNNNNNNNNNNNNNNNNNNNNNNNNNNNNNNNNNNNNNNNNNNNNNNNNNNNNNNNNNNNNNNNNNNNNNNNNNNNNNNNNNNNNNNNNNNNNNNNNNNNNNNNNNNNNNNNNNNNNNNNNNNNNNNNNNNNNNNNNNNNNNNNNNNNNNNNNNNNNNNNNNNNNNNNNNNNNNNNNNNNNNNNNNNNNNNNNNNNNNNNNNNNNNNNNNNNNNNNNNNNNNNNNNNNNNNNNNNNNNNNNNNNNNNNNNNNNNNNNNNNNNNNNNNNNNNNNNNNNNNNNNNNNNNNNNNNNNNNNNNNNNNNNNNNNNNNNNNNNNNNNNNNNNNNNNNNNNNNNNNNNNNNNNNNNNNNNNNNNNNNNNNNNNNNNNNNNNNNNNNNNNNNNNNNNNNNNNNNNNNNNNNNNNNNNNNNNNNNNNNNNNNNNNNNNNNNNNNNNNNNNNNNNNNNNNNNNNNNNNNNNNNNNNNNNNNNNNNNNNNNNNNNNNNNNNNNNNNNNNNNNNNNNNNNNNNNNNNNNNNNNNNNNNNNNNNNNNNNNNNNNNNNNNNNNNNNNNNNNNNNNNNNNNNNNNNNNNNNNNNNNNNNNNNNNNNNNNNNNNNNNNNNNNNNNNNNNNNNNNNNNNNNNNNNNNNNNNNNNNNNNNNNNNNNNNNNNNNNNNNNNNNNNNNNNNNNNNNNNNNNNNNNNNNNNNNNNNNNNNNNNNNNNNNNNNNNNNNNNNNNNNNNNNNNNNNNNNNNNNNNNNNNNNNNNNNNNNNNNNNNNNNNNNNNNNNNNNNNNNNNNNNNNNNNNNNNNNNNNNNNNNNNNNNNNNNNNNNNNNNNNNNNNNNNNNNNNNNNNNNNNNNNNNNNNNNNNNNNNNNNNNNNNNNNNNNNNNNNNNNNNNNNNNNNNNNNNNNNNNNNNNNNNNNNNNNNNNNNNNNNNNNNNNNNNNNNNNNNNNNNNTAGAAGATGCGAGTATTGTTTGGAATCTAATTCCTGCGAgccaataaaaatttgcaaagataAAGAAGGTGCAATCTTTATACTCTTAACAACTTCTGGGCAGTTATCAAAATCCATGAAAAGAATAAgtgtaatgtttttatttgtttttaaggcAAGGACATTGTCTGGTAGTTCGATTTTagatttaaacaatgaattaaaatcatcaaatgaCTTAATTCTGTCATTAGccaaaaactcattaaaattcCTTTCATCAGTTTTTGCTATCTTTTCATCTCTGCTCATTCTTTTAGATGAAGAAGCTTCGGACAAATATTTTGGGCAACCAGGAAATAATGTTGGTATCGAACCAGCCTTCAATTTCGGCCGACTTCTTTGAACTTTAaccaattcattatttttccaataCTCATCATATCTTATAATGCACTCATCAGTGAAATGTTTTTCACACACAACACTTCGATCTGAAGGTACAAAATTTTCCCTGGGTATCTTCTTAATCCATAAATGTTTCACTGTTTCGTCTTTAGGGAATTGAAAAACTGAAACATATTCTCcagttttatcataatttgatttgCACGCAGTAACACAACATCTATCAGGCAttgtaaacgaattaaaaattgataacaaCGCCTAACTTTAAGCAAATAAGCATGTAACAGATTAATTAGAACTAAACAAGCATGTAAACTATTCAATATAAACAACGCACGCCACTTCCATTTAACTTTCACTTCGTCTTCGTTTCAGCGACGTTCGCCGGTCGGACGGAATTTGTGACGTCACAAGTAAACATAAGCTAGTTCTCCGGCCTTTCCCCTTCTAGTTGGCCATGTCTGCACTgcatttcataaacattttaattcagtataatgaattattcattCAGAGAAGCTTATCAGTCAGAAAAACATTCTtttggaattaaattataattaagtaagtTTCTGTAAAATGGTCTTAGCAACAGTATAATGCAGTAGTTGCAGACAATtggcaggttttttttttcatcgtatTTGATGGCTTTGCaccaaatttgtcttttttttctccttttggtacactaaaaaataatttatttggcgTGTTTAACGTAGGAACTATTGCACATGGTACAACGCAACACTTGTAGTTTTTGCTTGGAgccatttttcagaatttatactCAGCGCAACATATGCTTTCGCCGTTTCAAAACATGATGGGAGTCGTGGTTGTACTATATCGTGACGTCATCAGAGCGGATGGGAAACCTAGCAGCGATTTAGGAGGCGGAGCTAATCAAGcgattttaactattaataacaaaaaatagctAGTCATCGCACCGGTCTGAAATTGGTCTCTATCTTTATAAAATGGCatgatgtttcattttaaaacacaaaagaaGAACATGCTGGCTCCTCATTGTTTAAGACTTTAGAAATACTCTTGTACAATTTTACAATTCTCTTTAATTTGTACTTAGGATGCTGGGtccaaaatctttaaaaaaaagctgtgtttttttatttattatatgtcaATGGGtgcattaagaaaaagaatttgaaaacaattacaaaattcacaatatttttcttttaggatTCAAAATCTCTGGATCAAAGTTCAAGTTCCCCACCTGATTCTTCATTTTCCTCTTCAACTAGTTTTAAAGGGCGTTATGAAAATGGATTTTCTCCCCAGATGCGATCAATTTCCTTTgctgaagaaataaaaactgcagTGTTAGAATGGAATTCAAAAGGTTTAACTTtcttacatacatatttattttttcacaaattccaaatatttcaaaccttttttttacttatttttgaaaacaatactaGCACTAGGAATTGGCCTAAgtagtaaaactatttattttctgttttgtaactaattttttttagtattgtttttttCGTATGCTTCATCATGTTATAAGGAGAGTTTTtatcagtttctttttaaataagtaaccCATAGCAGTAACTTTCTTATAGTTTTGACTAACTAGGAAACACTCTGCAgtgttatgaaaatttttgtcaaacaaTCCTctgttcagaaatttttttttatctaatgccTGTCTATTGCTAGGCAGTTGAAAagagtataaaaatgttttccttatgaatataaaattttccctATTGTTACTCttgtctttgaaaaattttcaaagctaatgtgttaaaaaaattataattccttttaaatagttttcaaaatgctAATATACAGTGAAATAGATTTTATCTACAAATAAAGTACTTATGTTATCTgtgataattgattttaaatctttaatataaattttattgaaaaattatatttttatttcctttttgtaGTGGGTGgttatagtgaaaataatttatcacgGAGTCCACAAAGTTTAGATAATTTGGAACAAGTTTCAAATAGTAGCTTAGATAGATTTATTGAACAGCACCAAGTTGTCCCTCCTAGTTATCAGCATGCAACTGGTGAAAGTTTCGGTTATCCAAACTGCCTTCCAGTAACACCTTTAGATAGAGATGATGATTTATCTCCTCTTGCTGCAAGTACACCATTGCCTGTTGAAATTCCTCCAAAGAAAAGGAACATGATTCAGAGTGATAGACTGTCAGCAAATTTAGGTATGTAAACTAATATAACATATTAATGTTGAGGAATGATTAGTGCTGACACTGTGCtgctattttgaaaaacagttgATTATCTAtatctacatatatatatatatatgaatatacatTTGCGTCATCCATATTTTCATGTGCTAGCTATTGAGACcaggttaagaaaaaaaataacaaacagaagctaaaaatttttattaaaaagtataatgccgattatataattatttaacaacaaattttggtaaaataagtCATTAACTAATTGCAATCGGAAAtgccaattcattttttaatagtttgtgAATACATTG
Above is a window of Parasteatoda tepidariorum isolate YZ-2023 chromosome 5, CAS_Ptep_4.0, whole genome shotgun sequence DNA encoding:
- the LOC122269590 gene encoding THAP domain-containing protein 2-like, translating into MPDRCCVTACKSNYDKTGEYVSVFQFPKDETVKHLWIKKIPRENFVPSDRSVVCEKHFTDECIIRYDEYWKNNELVKVQRSRPKLKAGSIPTLFPGCPKYLSEASSSKRMSRDEKIAKTDERNFNEFLANDRIKSFDDFNSLFKSKIELPDNVLALKTNKNITLILFMDFDNCPEVVKNSPID